One part of the Paenibacillus silvisoli genome encodes these proteins:
- a CDS encoding Ger(x)C family spore germination protein, translating to MKPFLCICLLFAVMLLSGCWDRTEINDLAFVTGASFDLADNGEYNLSLQIAIPSPGQGGAGGGGNGHSETFFVLSAVGKNANEAFEMIQKQSSRKLFTAHRSVIFISEACGKHGINDILDVFIHDPRQRLKTYMLVVKGGTGREILETSYPFEQLPVEAIKEMEGIGGELATTLRDFFIAASSPGINPIMGVIEDARESKVKKDLNKTLKLAGSAIFKQTQLIGLLDGNETAGLLWATDQMKNGRISAKLPGGNGIVSMVLSHSSRRMITEIHGERIKVTFLLEGKGSLVENISNFDISRPQYLKLAQNVMEQSVQNQVKTVVNKLHKQYKVDSVGVGQDIFRNHPRQWKTLQNQWENRLPGIEVAVKAKLSIGGAGMAGAPLQLKEKEIIK from the coding sequence ATGAAACCTTTTCTATGCATCTGCCTGCTCTTTGCCGTAATGCTCCTGAGCGGCTGCTGGGATCGCACGGAGATCAACGATCTTGCGTTCGTTACGGGAGCTTCATTCGACCTAGCGGATAATGGGGAGTACAACCTATCCCTGCAAATTGCCATACCTTCACCCGGGCAAGGGGGAGCAGGTGGCGGAGGGAACGGGCATTCGGAGACGTTCTTCGTGCTGTCCGCGGTCGGCAAAAACGCGAATGAAGCGTTTGAAATGATCCAGAAGCAAAGCTCGCGGAAATTATTTACCGCGCATCGGAGCGTTATCTTCATTAGCGAAGCGTGCGGCAAACATGGAATCAACGATATTCTCGATGTATTCATTCATGATCCGCGGCAGCGGCTGAAGACGTATATGTTGGTCGTCAAAGGCGGAACCGGCCGCGAAATATTAGAAACGAGCTATCCCTTTGAACAACTGCCGGTAGAGGCGATCAAGGAGATGGAAGGGATCGGCGGCGAGCTGGCGACGACGCTGCGGGATTTCTTTATCGCCGCGTCCAGCCCTGGCATCAACCCCATTATGGGCGTCATCGAAGACGCGCGGGAGTCGAAGGTGAAGAAGGATTTGAATAAAACGCTCAAGCTTGCGGGAAGCGCGATTTTCAAACAGACGCAGCTCATCGGGTTGCTCGACGGGAACGAAACCGCCGGGTTGCTTTGGGCTACCGATCAAATGAAAAACGGCAGAATCAGCGCTAAGCTTCCGGGCGGCAATGGCATTGTCAGCATGGTGTTAAGCCATTCGAGCCGGCGAATGATCACCGAGATCCATGGCGAACGCATTAAAGTCACGTTTCTCTTGGAAGGAAAAGGGAGCTTGGTCGAAAATATTTCCAATTTCGATATTAGCCGGCCCCAATACTTGAAGCTGGCGCAAAACGTAATGGAACAATCGGTTCAGAACCAAGTCAAGACGGTCGTAAACAAGCTGCATAAGCAATACAAAGTGGACAGCGTCGGCGTCGGCCAGGACATCTTCCGCAATCACCCCCGGCAGTGGAAAACGCTGCAGAACCAATGGGAGAACAGACTCCCCGGAATTGAAGTCGCGGTGAAAGCGAAGCTGTCCATTGGCGGAGCCGGAATGGCAGGCGCTCCTCTGCAGCTCAAAGAAAAGGAGATCATCAAATGA
- a CDS encoding GerAB/ArcD/ProY family transporter yields the protein MQSVTKITGSQLGFILFTFVVSTINLTVPGQMVMFAKQDAWLSVLPAVTTGLIGIWVMTALSRRYPGMSIIQYSSKIVGKWIGTVLGLNYVIYWFISITTISFQHSAFINTLLLPKSPTIISSMTLLVLCGLAVLAGIEVIGRSNEFLTPLLLVFVLPLFLLTFKEADPAYLKPIMPDGIVPVLKGALLPAGAFMNQVFILGWLLPYLNQPKKDRKVSLIAFASMAVLIFIIVSLSIMVLGPLTGRLTYSFLSVIQYIGIEGSFERLEAIAVSIWVLGVFIKTAVSLFILCICIQQIFGLQSYRDIVLPATLISIIGSVWIFHNGSELLNYLIFTFPFLAFINQSLIPLLLLMIDSGRRIGERSRS from the coding sequence ATGCAATCGGTAACGAAGATCACGGGATCTCAGCTAGGCTTCATTTTATTTACGTTCGTCGTATCGACCATCAACTTAACCGTCCCCGGACAAATGGTCATGTTTGCGAAGCAGGATGCCTGGTTGTCCGTATTACCGGCAGTTACAACCGGATTGATCGGCATTTGGGTCATGACCGCGCTCTCGCGCCGTTATCCGGGCATGAGCATCATTCAATACAGCTCGAAAATCGTTGGCAAATGGATCGGTACGGTCTTGGGATTGAATTACGTGATCTATTGGTTCATCTCGATTACGACGATCAGCTTTCAGCACTCTGCCTTCATAAATACGCTGCTCCTGCCTAAGAGCCCTACGATCATTTCAAGCATGACACTATTGGTCTTATGCGGCCTGGCGGTTCTTGCGGGAATCGAAGTAATCGGACGAAGCAATGAGTTTCTGACCCCGCTGCTCTTGGTTTTCGTGCTTCCGCTCTTTCTTCTCACGTTTAAAGAAGCGGATCCGGCGTATTTGAAGCCGATCATGCCGGATGGGATCGTTCCGGTTCTCAAGGGAGCGCTGCTGCCGGCAGGCGCGTTTATGAATCAGGTGTTTATACTAGGCTGGCTCCTGCCGTATCTCAATCAACCGAAAAAGGACCGCAAAGTGTCGCTGATCGCGTTTGCCAGCATGGCCGTGCTTATCTTCATCATCGTTTCGCTTTCGATCATGGTCCTCGGTCCGTTGACCGGCAGACTGACCTATTCCTTCTTAAGCGTCATTCAATATATCGGGATTGAAGGCTCCTTCGAGCGGCTTGAGGCGATCGCCGTTTCCATATGGGTGCTCGGCGTATTTATTAAAACCGCGGTTTCGTTGTTCATCCTGTGCATTTGCATCCAGCAGATCTTCGGACTTCAAAGCTATCGCGATATCGTGCTTCCCGCCACGCTCATTTCCATCATCGGCTCGGTTTGGATTTTCCACAACGGGTCGGAGCTTCTGAATTATTTGATCTTTACGTTCCCGTTTCTAGCTTTCATCAATCAGAGCCTCATTCCTTTGCTGCTGCTCATGATTGACTCCGGCAGAAGGATCGGGGAACGCTCACGAAGTTAA